The Perca fluviatilis chromosome 3, GENO_Pfluv_1.0, whole genome shotgun sequence nucleotide sequence CACTGGCCTAGTTAGCAACGCTAGCCACGTTTAGCAACACCCGTTTGAAACAAGTCTTCATGCAATATTGCACTCCCACCAAGACCGATTCCCATACCCACAGGAAGTGATACGGACGCAGTAAGGTACTGCAGTAATACGAGTGATTGAAATCGTTATTTAAACAACCAAAGCGgtccaaaaacaatgaaaacaattcATACTTACAAGTCACACAGGGCGCAGCCATCTTGGATTCCGTATCGGAATTGTTGCTCGGTGTCCTCTGagtaaacctgtttgagtcgtgactCACTCATCTTTCCCCCGTGTCTTTAAATGAACTCATGAGACGCGAGTCTCTAGTATCAttcacaaacctcttgcaacattagctactgctagtcctagccatcttagctgccaaaagctataacttacaatttcgtaggcCACCACAGCTCCACAAGCGACTGAGCGAGCAGAGAGACGACCCGCAGACTCAGAGccggaaacattgcaagctaGCAGACCATGGGACTCATGAGTCATCATGACTCCTTACTACTCATGAGTCATGATGACTCATAGGTCATCATGACTCATGAGTCCTCAATTCAGTAAGTCAGTCGCGCGAATCAGCCGGCtgcgttgtcatgagtggatctgtagAGCCGGTGAAGTCTCTCCTCGAGTCAGGGTGAAAGTGAAAAATAGcatggatgccagccgaacttagccccgcccacaacattcgaggtgactagaatctgagtatgatcAGCATATCAAAATTAGGTTGATcgattaaatatatatattatatataatattacaaatatatatatatatatatatatattttattattcacTGCGGGCATTTCTCCGTTCCTGTGTCTACATGCTTAGGCTacactacttaaaaaaaaatcaggtaaGCAATGATAGCACGTGAACAACAAGTGCACAAacttatgaaaataaaaaaaataaaaatagaaacataTGAGGCAATACAAACgagaaataaattaaaataacagacattacaaacaacaaaaagaaaagtactAGAAGACATACATTTACAGTTAGTCAGGTTTCAGGGAAAAAAAGCTCGTTTTTTGTTATCCAACGTTCTAAGTGACTTCAGTAGAGATTTAAATTCTATGAGAAAAGGTACAAAATTAGAAattatatagaatatatagaatttTGCATACAGAATAACAAAATTAATTAGATACTCAAGAGCACCATTACCTAAATTATTGTAGAAACGGATGATATCTTTAAGGTTAAAGGAGTAGATAAagttggagggtgggggtgtggccttgaccaactgccactttgctcgtttgaaagccgtgatgtctctctctttctaatgggcaggccaaattctctgggcggggaaagcagagaaaggggaggtaaccttgctccttatgacctcataaaggagcaagattccagattggcccatctgagctttcattttctcaaaggcagagcaggatacccagggctcggtttacacctatcgccatttctagccactgggggaccataggcaggctgggggaactcatattaatgttaaaaaacctcataaagtgacatttttatgcCATGGGATCTTTAAGAATGTGATTTATATCTCTTTGGAACCAATTCGAAAAAAATAAGGATTTGTTCCTAGTGACTATGTTACAATTGTTCCAGAGGAAAGTCTTGTGCGGTGAAAAATTGTGGACAAAGGCTAGCTTCCAAGCTAGAAGGGCTTGCTGATGGAATTTTGATAATTTAATTGGCAATTATTTCCTGTGACTAAATGGCTCTCCTGTGAGCAGCTGCATGAGGTGGCGAGTAGGACTGAGTTTCCTTGGCGATTtagcaatactgactcaagtgactcgcTAACCTGGATAAGTTTAGTGAGTGGCTCAGAATAACCCGAATCCttaaaaggaatcgagtttgccaggcctaaAAATAGAACGCAGCATCATactccaattttttttataaaagatgatttagattataatgaaaataaaatgtatttttcagacATTGTTGTAGCTACTTTATCTGTTGCACATTCAGTAAAAGGACAAGGGAATTTTTAAAAGTTTTGttgaatttatttataaatttatAAATGTGGGATCATATGTACCACAAAGGAGTATGATACTATAGTATGATATTCATCTCCTTTGCTTCATTTCATAAAATTGTCAGTCCTTTTGATACCCGTTTCCTGTATTATGTTTAGAAAATATAATAATCATACAACTGATATTTATTATAAAACGGTTAACAACATATATCCAAATAATGtaaatgtagatttttttttacagcttttttgTCTGCATTTATGGTTGtgccagaaaaaaaatcaactcaAATATATCAAGCACCCTACTAATATATGACATTGTGAGAGCTATGTAATCTGATGTAGCTAAACTATAAATCATGGCGATATATTACTAGTCAATAATAGTTTCCAGCAAACCTGCACTTTGAGAACAGGCACAGTTAAgttccatagactgtatataaagtacATGAGGAATATAGAAGTTTTTCGCATAAAAAGTTCAGTTATTTCGAGCAAGCATATCCTGTAATCCCCACATGACTGCAGCATAATGCTCCCATGGAGAAATGATAATTCTTATGGAGATGAGGCATTATATAACATGTTGCATCATGCAGTTAACATATTTGAAAATTAATATTCTGTCTGATTATaggtagtctcactttgccagaccttcctccaaagagggtctggctactccacatagcattcggggatgggaagaaaacatgctctggcttaatggcatttctttaaaccaatcagaatcgtcattgGCGGCGCTACGCTCCGCACAGAACCGCTGCAAAAAAGTTGTGCTGAGTCAGTAACACAACTAACCTGAGCGGAGATTTAGagattatattaaatatataaacacTGTGTAAACAGTATTACTGTAATGAGTAAAGACCTGTATATATTATCAATAGATACTTAACATCTGTGTTCTATGGTTCTATGCTCATCCTGTGGAAACTTGACAGGTGGCTGTTAAAAGGTGGTAGTTTCCTTCCTCAAAGTCAGTTGCCATTGGTGAGTTTTCAGTGGAAAAAAGGTACCAGTGATGTCAGGATATGATCAGGAGGCTTGATGTTCTCTGGACAACAACAAGTCACGTTCTTCTCTTTCCTGCTGAAGCTCTTCCCATTTCTTCTGCAGCTCTGTCTTTTCCTTCTGgacctcttctctctgtctactCAAGTCTTTGGCTTCCTCTAGCTGTGCTTTCCTCAGTGACTCAATCTGCTGCCTCTCTGCAGCTGCCTCCCTGGCATTCACTGCACGCAGATTCTCGAGCAGCTCCCTCTGATGCTCCAGAGCCCGAGCTTCCTCCTTCTGCACTCTCCTCAGAGCTTCTATCAGCTCCTGCTCTCTCCTTAACACACGCTTTTCTCCTTCAGAAGCTCTTGAAACTTTCACTTTGCCTGTaaaagggagggaaagagaaagccACATGTCTAGTCTCATTAGTCTCACAATCTTGGATACAGTAgaaccacaaaataaaaaagaaaagtcttttTGAAACTTGATATTCATTTGCTTTAAATGTGTATTAGAGTGAAAAATAacgtatttatatatttcactTATTCAGCAAGATGTCATTGAAAAAGTCCGTATGAATGACATACACAAACAGCAGTGAGTTATAAAACATTACCCGAAAACTGTCTCTGCTTCTCTGGGGCCCCAACAGTTTCTGGTGGTGTCGATGTGTCACCGTTATCATTTGAGCCCTGTGATGAGTGGGGTGGTGGTGGGTGCTGCTTGACTGCTACCAGCTGAGAAAAGACCCCTGGGTGTCTCTTTGACAAGTGCCGATGCAGGTTGCTGGTGCTGCTGCCTTTAAAGCACTGTAACTTCTTCATGCAAATGCGGCAACGAGCAGCAGCCAAACTGTCCAGGTATTCGTAGTGCCTCCAAACCAAGCTGCGTTTTTTCTGCCTACATTTCACAGAGCGGTCATCACTCGCCTCTTCATGTGTTGTTTGTTCTGCTAGACTTCCTTGTGCAGCCTCCAGGATGCCATTACTGGCAGAACTATTATCAGCACCATTCACCGTGGTATAGGTGTCAGAGTCCTCCAGAGCCACCTCCACTAAAtaagaggaaaacaaaaaagttataaTTAGGACTGCAACTAACAATGCATTATTGATTAACATGTaactatgatttatttttatcgATGTGTCACCGTTAGCATTTGAGCCCTGTGATGAGTGGGGTGGTGGTGGGTGCTGCTTGACTGCTACCAGCTGAGAAAAGACCCCTGGGTGTCTCTTTGACAAGTGGCGATGCAGGTTGCCGGTGCTGCTGCCTTTATGGCACTGTAACTTCTTCATGCAAATGCGGCAACGAGCAGCAGCCAAACTGTCCAGGTATTCGTAGTGCCTCCAAACCAAGCTGTGTTTATTCCGTCTACGTTTCACAGAGCGGTCATCACTCGCCTCTTCATTTGTTGTTTGTCCTGCTAGACTTCCTTGTGCAGCTTCCAGGATGCCATTAATGGCAGAATTAATATCAGCATCATTCACCGTGGTATAGGTGTCAGAGTCCTCCAGAGCAACCTCCACTAAATAAGAGGGAAAACAAAGAAaggttattatatatatatatatatatatatatatatatatatatatatatatatatatatatatatatatatatatatatatatatatatatatatgtcaatgatctGCATTGTAAACATTACACAAGGTGACACCACATCTCTCAGATTTGTCAGTGAATTTACTACTTTGAATTTACCCTCTGTATGCAATGTCTAATGTTAACAGAGTTACTTTGCCTTGAATACAATTCATGTATAATTTAATATTAGAAAGCATTTTATTGGCACAATAAAAATCAACTATAATGACTAtaatagaaaacacatttttagtgCAAATGAGATGGATAATCAATTATCTGAAAACAATttcaaacaatttttttttttaaaacagagtaaaacaacttttcaaagtgtcagaggTAGATGCAAAGGTGTGAGTGACGATGGATGACTTGTACCACTTCGTACCTTACATTAGGTGATTATGGTTGCTGAAATACCAAATTGCTGTCTTAAAATGACTGAGAAAATGACAACAAGTATTTGAGTGGTTGAGTAGATAAGTACTGAAATAGTGTTTGATCGGATGATATTTTACTTTCATATTTACTTTTCCAGTTGGATTATAAAGGAAATTTACAAGGCGAAAAATATAACATTACTCCAACTGTATGTTGAAACTCTGACCATGATGATGCATGATTTGATAAAAAACCAGGGTTGGGTATCTAACCTCAATACCTTTTGGTACAAGCCAAAATGTGTCCACAGCAGAGTGTTGAAAACTGTCAAGTACTGAAAGCTGGTGTCAAATTTGTGGttcacaatctttttttcttattctttgATCAGACAGTTCCTAATTTAAATCTGAATTCTGCTAATTTTGTACTGCATTTTGGATTATATGTTAGCTAGGTTTGTGTTTAGACAACATTTAATATTTGTCTTCTGATAAATGACgaaatgtgttaaaaaatatttatatatttcactTATTCAGCAAGATGTCATTGAAAAAGTCAGTATGAATGACATACACAAACAGCAGTGAGCTATAAAACATTACCTGAAAACTGTCTCTGCTTCTCTGGGGCCCCAACAGTTTCTGGTGGTGTCGATGTGTCACCGTTAGCATTTGAGCCCTGTGATGAGTGGGGTGGTGGTGGGTGCTGCTTGACTGCTACCAGCTGAGAAAAGACCCCTGGGTGTCTCTTTGACAAGTGCCGATGCAGGTTGCTGGTGCTGCTGCCTTTATGGCACTGTAACTTCTTCATGCAAATGCGGCAACGAGCAGCAGCCAAACTGTCCAGGTATTCGTAGTGCCTCCAAACCAAGCTGCGTTTTTTCTGCCTACATTTCACAGAGCGGTCATCACTCGCCTCTTCATGTGTTATTTGTTCTGCTAGACTTCCTTGTGCAGCCTCCAGGATGCCATTACTGGCAGAATTAATATCAGCATCATTCACCGTGGTATAGGTGTCAGAGTCCTCCAGAGCCACCTCCACTAAATAAGAGGAAAACAAAAGTCATATATATGACTGTCAATGATCTGCATTGTAAACATTACACAAGGTGACACCACATCTTTCAGCTTTGTCAGCGAATTTACTACTTTGAATTTACCCTCTGTATGCAATGTCTAATGTAAATGAAGTTTCCTTGTCATGAATACAATTCATGTAACACTTAATATTAGAAAGCATTTTATTggcacaataaaaaaatgactataatataaaagagatttttagTGCAAATCTGAAAACAATTTCACACAAGATTTGTTTTAAAGAACAAAGTAAAACAAAGTTTCAGAGGTAGATGCATAGGTGTGAGTGACGATGGATGACTTGTACCACTTTGTACCTGATGCAGGGTTGTCTTGGTCATCATTATCATAACTTCGTCGTCGTCTCACATCCACGGCCACTTGCGCCCATGGATGATGTGATTTTAAGTGGCGGTGAAGATTGTTTGTTGACCCGGATTTATGTGATAAGTTTGATCTGCAAATATTACACTCCGCTTTATCGTTGCCTTTATTGCTGAAGTGCATCCAAATGCCGCTGCGTTTTCGAGTTTGGcccattcccccccccccaaacacatGGTTACCTCTTGTTCTCATTTCTTTCTGTCTACGTTTAGCAAAGGAGAGCGAATATAGGGCAGGCAGTGAAATTTGGGCAGAACGATAAAAAGAACGACTCTCACCACGTAGTGTTACGACTCGGTGCTCTTGCTATCGTACCAAAAAGAGCCGCTGAAAAGAATCGTATTGCCACTGTTCACAGCTGTTCACAGCTGTTCGCTGACCGTTGGTAGTAGAGGTAGTTTCCGCTATCCGCGCAAGGATATCCGCCTCGTCGACGGTTTAACAAAAAACGTAGCTATAATACTCATATGTGTATCTTACATAACTGTTTATAGTCTATGGTATTTTATAATAACGTTAcatccaagaaaaaaaaacgaaaccCCCCAAAAATGTCCGTGCTATATCTAGCTAGCTATGATAACATAACATTAATCATCACACAGCATTGCCTCTGTGGTCGAGATTACGTACCGCTCATATTCAGCGTTGTATATGtgactttacttactttactttattctttattcaggacacaaaAACGGTCCACAGCACAATACTAAACATAGCAAAAGACAGACAAATACAagacaaaacacataca carries:
- the LOC120556121 gene encoding uncharacterized protein LOC120556121, whose product is MRTRGNHVFGGGGMGQTRKRSGIWMHFSNKGNDKAECNICRSNLSHKSGSTNNLHRHLKSHHPWAQVAVDVRRRRSYDNDDQDNPASVEVALEDSDTYTTVNDADINSASNGILEAAQGSLAEQITHEEASDDRSVKCRQKKRSLVWRHYEYLDSLAAARCRICMKKLQCHKGSSTSNLHRHLSKRHPGVFSQLVAVKQHPPPPHSSQGSNANGDTSTPPETVGAPEKQRQFSVEVALEDSDTYTTVNDADINSAINGILEAAQGSLAGQTTNEEASDDRSVKRRRNKHSLVWRHYEYLDSLAAARCRICMKKLQCHKGSSTGNLHRHLSKRHPGVFSQLVAVKQHPPPPHSSQGSNANVEVALEDSDTYTTVNGADNSSASNGILEAAQGSLAEQTTHEEASDDRSVKCRQKKRSLVWRHYEYLDSLAAARCRICMKKLQCFKGSSTSNLHRHLSKRHPGVFSQLVAVKQHPPPPHSSQGSNDNGDTSTPPETVGAPEKQRQFSGKVKVSRASEGEKRVLRREQELIEALRRVQKEEARALEHQRELLENLRAVNAREAAAERQQIESLRKAQLEEAKDLSRQREEVQKEKTELQKKWEELQQEREERDLLLSREHQAS